In the genome of Lathyrus oleraceus cultivar Zhongwan6 chromosome 4, CAAS_Psat_ZW6_1.0, whole genome shotgun sequence, the window cgagagcattttaaaagcaattagaacttatctgttttcaaaaagtatttttaacttcaaatgggacagcgagagcgtacattctgacttaaaggtatagtccgaatcaacaatcacgagagtgtgagataaagccttttaaataagtattttctactgaaagatatttggtacttaaattatataccgatgacttatcgaatccctgacgattaatgcgttgcatacaGATATCCTTCtattagtattttcttaaaactcaactttcccttagatttaattttcttcaaccaaacttctaaaaatcattcccttagctaaacatagtaacgtcagtagcattagtttgaccatcggtccctgtgggttcgatatcttttaaaactaaaacgactggaTTGTGCACTTACAGTCgagtacccgatagactatattctatatacagtcacgagacgtatcaAATTTTTGGCGCCATTGCCGGGGATCTGATTTAGTCAAATAGTGTGATTCTTTCGTTGCTCGGTATATACTAAGGTAAAAAAAAAACTCATCTCCTTTCCCTTATTTCCCTCGATTGcatgccaagtactcgctcacaaggcgataacttagcCCCGCCAATCGCTGAATTAGAGCGTTTCTTATAAATAAGACGCCGAATACTAGAGTACCAACTAAGGTACGATATTCCCGATATCTTCTTTCCTACTGCTGAACCAGTCGAAAAACCAAACATGGCTGAAGTAGGACCACAAAATCATCCTCTTAAGTTCTACGCTACCCCatcccaacaagaacctcacagCAGCATTGTTGCCCCTACTATCAATCGAAACAATTTTGAGCTGAAACCCTCATTATTATCAgccgtccaacaacatcaatttgctggaaatcctacggacgaccctaatgaacatttgaccaagtttgtgcagtacgcagacactgtgaaggcgaatggtgtatctcaagatgcgataagactacgcctctttcctttctcactaagagacagagcttgggcttggttgcaatccttgccatccaactcagttacaacatgggaagaactaaagaacgttttcttatcccgatattttccgccgagcaaaactgctatgctgagagctcaaatcaacggatttcgacaaaaagatgtagaatctctctacgatgcatgagagagatacaaagacatgatgaggatatgtccacatcacggtctcgaagactaggtgatcattcacacattttacaatgggcttctgtataacacaagactgacagtagacgctgccgcaggcggtgcacttatggacaagccatacaacgaagcctatcaactcattgaaaacatggcccaaaaccatttCCAATGGCgaggtgaaagaactccagtTGAAAAGTCCTAAACAAAaagtggaatgtacgaaatcagtagccttgaccatgtccatgctaaggtagatgcccttgttcaaaagttagacaacttgaccataccacGCGCAGCCACTGTGGCTGCCATGactccaaactgtgagttatgtggaacCCCTGGACACGCTGCACCAGAATGTCAGATATTAACAGGAGTCCCAATCGATCAAGTGAATTACGCACAAGGAAATccttattcgaatacctacaacccaggttggaaaaaccatcctaacttttcctataagaataacaacgccctgtatgcacctggccaagcacccgctgttccgcctggatatcaaaagccagctaataatgctcctaacatgcctaggaagtcaaaccttgaattaatgatggaaagcttcatagccacccaagctcagacaaacaaagacttcttgaaccaaaacatacatactagcgagcaaagtagacgccttagccacccacaacaaaatgcttgaaacgcagatttcacaagtggctcaagAACAAGCATCTACTGCCGCTCCGGCTGGAACATTTCCTGGACAGTcgcaacctaatccaaaaggacatgcaaatgccgttatactgaggagtggaaaagaaatagatggacccgtagatccaagactccaaaatccCGCCATGTACTAAAAACCAGACAAAACCACAACTGAGCAGGTAAGTGAACCGAAGGAAAAGGAAGATAATACCCgagaggccgaagagaaagaaaaaccttatgtgcctccaccaccttataaaccacccattccgtatcctcaaagacttgCAAGTTCTAAAACTGCAGggcaatttaggaaatttgttgaacttctgaagcaactaaacattacaattccctttacagaagccatcacacaatatccctcatatgccaaatttcttaaggagatcctatccaataagaaaaagatcgaggataacgaaacaattacacttactgctgagtgtagcgcaataatccaaaataacatgCCTCCCAGACTAAAAGACCCAGGAAGTTTCTCCATACCCCGTGTCATTGGAAAATTCGTCATAAacaaagctctatgcgatctaggagccaacattagtgtaatgcccttaaccatctATAAAAGGCTCAAtatgggagaactaagaccaacgaagatgtctgttcaattagctgaccgctcaatcaaatatcctgtcggtatactagagaatgtcccagtacgtgtaggacaattttacattcctacagacttcataatcatggacatcaaagaagatgccagtacacctattatattaggaaggccattcttagctatcgccggagccataatagacgtaaagagaggtaagctaacattcgaagttggagaggaaaaggttgaattcatcttgacacaattcttacaagcgccagctatagacgatacctgttacctacttgatgtcatagacgagtgcgtaagagagatggagatgcaagaaaccacatactctgatataatgaaaatccaaagccctccaatctttgaataagataattggcatgaaccataccaaaatgacagtctaagcgaatgcttagcacttacgcccaaccacatgccatgcccaaagaaacctgacttggaattaaaagcactaccaaagaacctaagatacgaattcctagacactaaactcaaaagaccagtaatagtcaacgctgacttgggacagatggaaactgaaaagttactagatgtcttaagaaaatatccaactgcgttAGGATACAACATCGTCGACCTAAAAGGGACaagtccttctatctgtatgcatcgcattatgctggaggaagattgtaaaaccgctagagaacaccagagaaggatcaacccaatcttaagtacggtagtcaaggatgaagtaaagaagttactaaatgctggaatcatatacctgatctccgatagtcaatgggttagccccgttcacgtagtacccaagaaagggggtgttacagttgttaagaatGATAAGGGCGAATCTATAGCAAAAAGAgttgtgaccggaagtagaatgtgcatcgattatagaaaactaaacaaagccactcggaaggatcattttcctctacctttcattgaccaaatgcttgaacgattggctaagcattcccacttctgctatctagacggttattcaggattctttcaaattccaatccatcctgacgaccaagaaaagacaactttcacgtgtccttatggtacattcgcctaccgacgaatgccatttgggttATGCAACGCTTCCGtaacattccaaagatgcatgatgtcaatcttcgctgattttatagacgacattatggaagtctttatggacgacttttctgtttgtgggcagagcttcgaaggatgtctatcaaaccttgaaatggtacttgaaagatgcgtaaaggtgaatctcgttttgaactgggagaaatgccatttcatggtccaacaaggaatcGTGTTAGGTCACGTAGTAActgataaaggaattgaagtagacaaagctaagattgaaatcatagagaatcttcaacctccgaaaaccgtacgagaaatacgaagctttttaggacacgccggtttgTACCAACGttttatcaaagatttctcgaaaattaccaagccacttacgagtttattaatgaaagacgctgattttatctttgatgaaaaatgtttaacaacatttaagtaattaaaaacatctttaatcaccgcacctgtcatgcaaccacctgactggagattaccttTCGAAATCATGTGTAATGCGAGTGATTACGCCGTAGGCGTAGtactaggacaaagaaaggataagaaacttcatgctatctactacgcaagtagaacactagatccaacccaaatgaactacgccaccactgaaaaggaacttttagccgTTGTGTTCGCCTTGGACAAATTCCGTTCCTACTTAGTAGGGGCGAAAGTCATTATCTATACTGACCACGCCGCTATTAGATATCtgctaagtaagaaggatgccaaaccaagacttttaagatggatcctactcttacaagaatttgacttagagataaaagataagaagggtactgaaaacgtagtagcagaccacttatcacgaatcgaagggaataaacctgaacaaattccaatcaatgatgatttcccttacgaacgacttatagcccaaatggaaagtgacatgtcTGAACTAACAATAAATGATACCGAAATAGAAGAATCCGTGGAAGAAATTCATGCgaatgcaactctgccatggCATGCTaattttgtcaactacctagctgttggagtatttccaccggacctatcttatcaacaaaagaagaaattcttccttgatctaaaacaatactactgggatgaacctctgcttttcaaaagaggtaccgacggtattttccgtcggtgtgttcctgaggatgaaatagacGACATAATCTCTCATTGCCATTCTGCTCCCTATGATGGGCACGCAAGTACTTCAAAAACCTGTACTAAGATCTTACAATCgggcctcttttggcctactctatggaaagatgtccataatgcggttataaattgcgaccagtgccaacgcactggtaacatctcaagacgcgatgaaatgccacaaacaagaatcttagaagtggaagttttcgatgtgtgggggattgacttcatgggaccattcccatcttcttttggtaataagtacatactcgttgctgtcgattatgtttcaaaatggatcgaggttgtAGCTTCTCCGACAAATGACACGCGAGTAGTTATTAAGTTATTCAAGAACATCatctttcctagattcggtgtgccaaaactagtcgttagtgacggtggctcccatttcatatcaaatatctttggaaaacttcttctaaagtatggagtccgacaccgtgtagcaacaccttatcacccacaaaccagtgggcaagtcgAAGTTTCGAATCGAGAgatcaaacaaattctagaaaagactATCAGAATATCCAGAAAAGAGTGATCATCTAAACTAAACGAAGCTTTGTGGGCCTACATGACAACTTACAAAACCCCAATAGGGACCACACCCTTTAAATTAGTCTACggtaaatcatgtcatctccctgtggaattagaacacaaagcttactgggcaattaagaccctaaatataaattatacttccgcaggtgagaaacgaattttggacattcacgaattggaagaacttcgactagacacctatgagaatgccaagatatacaaagaacgaACCAAAAAATGGCACGATAAACGTATATCTAGGAAAGAGTTTAATGTCGGCGACATAGTACTACTATTTAATTCAAGACTTAAGCTTTTTCCGGGAAAACTTAAACCtaggtggtcaggccctttcGAAATCACAAAAGTCCTTAAAAGCGGTGCGATGGAAATCAAAGGTCGGAATAGTGAACCATTTATGGTAAACGGGAAGCGATTGAAACATTACCATAATATTGACAATAGAGATTATTCAAACAGTCTAAGACTTTTAGAGCTGCCTGCTCAACCCCAAAACTAGTACATCGCAACGTTACTGTCGAACTTACGACgttaaacaaagtgcttagtgggagacaacccgccTTTTCTTTTATTTGTTATCTTTGTTACTAAGTATTTTCCTTCTTTGACTTTCATCTGTATTTTTTCTCCCTTTCCTTGATTCTATGCAGTAATACTTGTTACTTCTAGCTACTAACTTAGAAACATTGGATACTGATTAATAGGCGAATTTATAACTAGTTAGTCACtaactttcatcatgcaaccaATAGACacagttttcagaggcagagttcagagaaggcactatgattatttagctcagaaggatatggctttatctacatattatgatggacctaccatggataggTTAGGCATCCGAGACAGcatcttgtttatgtttaaccagctaggatgggagaatgctgctattaagagaaggtttATCACTTACCGTGAACTTaccctagaattccttagctccctagttTACAACCCCGAGCATGGTTACGGACTCAACAAAGGGTTGATTTCCTTTAGGCTGTTTAGCATGGACTTCACTTATAACCAtagagaccttgctgacctcctaggatttcctagtggcccatttgttttcactacccgccaggaggaattaatcgatgacatcgacctagattacttttggggtagtttAATTGGAGACTACCACCCTAACCCAAACGAGATGCACTCCCAAATGATCCACAACCCTGCTATCCGCTACTTccataaaatactagcccacaccctGTTTGGAAAGGAAGCGAACAACACCATAGTATCACGAgatgaacttttcatcttactctgtgtcgaccaaggtcgacatgtcaatgttgtgacatttatGATGGAGAGATTCATTCACCTTGCAAAGAATAATCGCACCCCAATCATAATAGGAAacctagtaaccatgatagctgACGCCATTGGACTTAGACACCCACTTTACGAGCATGTACCGTTTGGACACATCCAACCCATGGACATTGAATTTTGCTTTGACCGTAGAATCATAGGAAACCTTGGGCCGAATACTTTTGATTACCTAATTAACAACGAAGTTGTCCGACTATTTACCCTACCTAACCATGAGAGAACAAGTGTTCATAACCGAAATAACTGGATTTATGATTTAGATGAACACCCAATTGATCCACCTTCACCTCCTGAGACACCGCCTATATATGAGTATTTAGATGACCCTATCCCTGTTGatgaatctgaccctgaaaccCCTAAAAACTACTATAACATAGATGAATCGGATCTTCCATCCTATGCAAATAATCTTGCCATGCTTCTTACCCGTCTGGATGATTTCCATACTGACATCACCACTGTGAAAGAAGAAATAAAGCTCATGCGCCTTGATGTCTTAGGCCTAATGGATGTCGCCGTCGAATAGTTTGATCACTTGAACCAGGTTGTAGCTGCATTGGGACAGAACCATGGCTGATTTCACTGACCACCGATCTCTCCTACTCACATTAAGCAACGAGGACACTGCTATGTTTTGGTGTGGGGAGGGAACACATTTTTATTGCTCTTATTTAGCATTTTTATCGTTATTATTTCTTTTAATATTACATTTAACTTTAATCTTTTAATTTAATAACATTGCTATCTATTTATGCTTCTACAATAAATTCAATTTTCCAGTCATTTTATTATACTGCTGCTACATTTAATGAAAAATTTGTGAACACGCATGTGACGAACGTCACATGTAGTGTGACGCCCACCACATGTAGCGTGATGCCCGTCACGAATGCACGAAGCCCATCACACATCACGCAGATGACCGTTACACATAGATGACCGTTGTAGACGACCGTTACACAACTGTTACGCGTGACGACCGTAACCcccctgtgacgaccgtcacggaTTCAGAGGGTGCGCCTATAAAAAATAGGCGCACCTcctctcttcttcctcatcaaATTATCCTACTCTCCCACTCACACCACTTTTCTCTCCATTAACCATTTCTTTACATCCTTTTAAGCGAGAAACACGTGAGTACCTTATAACTCACGAAACCCATCTCTCCCACCAACACCTATATTTTAATAAACGACACTAATGGCCCGTCAAGAGAGAGCTTCTCCCGACCTCTCAACTATCGTATTCATAAATGGAAAGCCGGCGAGCGACAAAGAGACAACTACCTCAAATTCTATCAACGTTCAGTCCAAGCTACGAGGTATGTTGATAACGAATGTCTGACGGAGCTGGGACTTTCAGATGGCGTGGGTTGGATGCTGACTGACTCCAGCTTGACACAGCTTTGCACCACACCACAACCAACTTACGAGGCGTTGACCTTGGAATTCCTGAGTTCTTTCTCCTACATTACCCCCCTTGGCGCAACTCAGTTTCTCACCAGAGTCGCCACATTCAGAATGTTCGGTACCGAGTATTACCTAAACCAAACTCAAATAGCGCGAATGCTTGGCTTCTGACATGGAGAGGGAGTTCACTGCTGTATCCCTGACGGATGGTCAGAAATAGCATTTGGAGTGTGGCATAGCCTTACCAACATGAACGCCACAAGCTGGGATACGCTTAACGCAACTTACATCCACAACCCAGCTATAAGATACTTCCACCGAGTCCTAGGGCACACGGTTTTCGGAAGAGTCAACAATCACAAGATAAACTCCAAGGAACTCTTCTTTCTTCACTGTGTGTTCACCCCGATCGCGTTCAATGCCACTCCATTCCTATTGGCCAACATACAGGTTGCATGCATGAGAGGCAGCCAGACGTTCTGTTTTGGGggaatcatcacctccatagcaCTAGGCCTGAATCTGGGGGATAGGCTCGCCGACTTGCCAGCCTTGCCAGCCAAGTTCCTCGACATCGACTATTGCCGTTCTTCACACCTCATCAAGGCCAGAGACGATGGGAAGTATCATCCCGTGGTTAGAAATAAGATAGTCCGAAGCATCATCATGCCCAACAGGAACCGTACAGATCCGCAAAATATGgcaaattggatttttgatctgaACGTCCCTGAGGCAAATGAAAGAGATCCTAATAATGGAGCAGATGAAGTCGAGGAGGAACTTGACCGAGAAATGCCACAACCACCTCCTGAGTACGCTGCGGAGACATCTTCCCAAGGCCAGTGAAGAAATGAGCGACGACCCGCCACCATGGAAAACATCTACGCTGAGATGTTGCGACACAACCAGAGGATGGAGGAACGCCAGACAGAAATGACGCAAATAATCCAGCAGATACAGAGGGATCAACACGACTATGCAAACTGCCACGACCAGGGGATAACGGAGCTTTCAGAAGAGATGAGTGCCCTGACACATCGCGTtgatgccatccaggagtacactCAGCACGTAGGGTTAGATCTTACCCAGCGAGGAAGAAGTGAGCGTGCAGGAGCAAGAGCCAAAGCACGCAGAGGCCAACGTCGTGACAACGAGTAGTGATCTTCGTgtttcttccctttttctttatattgtcgcattgaggacaatgcttTATTTAAATGTGGGTGGAAATCCTTATCTTTCCTTTACTTGTTTCTATTTTTAGCCACAACAATTTTTGTTTGTTTGTCTTTATTTAATCGTTACCATCATTCATTCATTTATATCTAATTTGACATAACAAAATTTTTGTCCTTAAgattaaatgcataccctacgagtatataggttgtcttaCAGAGTTTCTGTTAGGAAACTGAGAAAAATataacaagattgataccgtcctgACATCTTAGATCCCTCACTTTTGCGAGATCAATTTTAATACCCATTATACCGATACCTTAAGTCTCTgttcaagtttaggggagtttgataacgcgaaaatacatcgtatatttgccttgatttacactcaaagatcataccattttcgtttatattccgattattccgcaagtattcaagttatttttgcaggtatttcaatccCCATGCATAAATGAGCAAAGtgtagaaaaggaagaaaaagaagaagaaacagaagagaaagCAGAAGAAAAACAGAAGAACAGGGGACACAAAAATTGTGGACGCGACGACCGTCACGAAGCATGTAACGACCGGCACGCCCCATGACTAACGTCACACGACCAAAATCAGCGCCTTTAAAACAGTCAACAGAAGTGAGCTAACGTGCCTAAATTCCCGTTTCAGAACCACTTTCCCGTGGATTCCTCAGTCATCCTTGTTTCTCTCAACTGCCATGACCTACCAGGAGATATAAAAAGGACAGAGGTTGGAAACGAGGGAACGCTTAATTTTTCTCTGCAATTTATTTTCTACAGCAATTCAGTTTTCTAGTATTATTTTCCTTCAGTAACATTGTTTTCTCTACCGCAATTTAGTTACCGTTCCGTTTAGAGTTTCCGTTTTCCCTTTCCCTTTTcgtttttcatttagccaaagtagtagtttcctacaccGGGGAACTAGtacaatttatttaatttagtcTAAGCAATTgtttcgaagaagcagaatcctactgacttgtggaggactgctcaagtacttcaagattcggcatattctattaatccaattgccaggtttttattcaattattattattattgcgctgttattattataattatgtttgttgcactgttaatctgtttatgttcgtctgtgtttgcattatttaacatgtctggctaaactaccggtatcggtatgtaacaatttaattagacgggatttaataataattgGTGAAAAACTTCTTGTCTCAAACAATCTTTTcggctgtggtttttaatttaaatttaattaactttgtcacaagagtgagaagctatttaatacgattttgccacgagaaTGGGAAATTAACCaaggtgagaaccgacaatcgcgagagcgtgagggtcgaactggatagtaaaaactaggcattgattttaaaaacagcgagagcattttaaaagcaattagaacttatctgttttcaaaaagtatttttaacttcaaatgggacagcgagagcgtacattctgacttaaaggtatagtccgaatcaacaatcacgagagtgtgagataaagccttttaaataagtattttctactgaaagatatttggtacttaaatTATATACCGATGACTTATCGAATTcctgacgattaatgcgttgcataccGATATCCTCCtattagtattttcttaaaactcaactttcccttagatttaattttcttcaaccaaacttctaaaaatcattcccttagctaaacatagtaacgtcagtagcattagtttgaccatcaGTCCCTGTGGtttcgatatcttttaaaactaaaacaactggactatgcacttgcagtcgagtacccgatagactatattctatatacaATCACGAGACATATCAAAGAGATATCCCGAGAAAagtcatcaagccacctcaaAGACTTGGGTATGCATATCTCTTTGTTTATGCGTTAATCTCTACAAGTGAGGTTCTAGATGAATAACCTATagactataaggaagttatgaggagtCAAAATAAGACTGAATGGATGAAGGCCATGGACGATGAGATgaagtctcttcatgataaccacaCTTGGGAACTGATCAAGAAACCTGCTGGATCCAGGTTAGTTAGTTGTAAGTGGACTTTCAAAGTTAAGGAAGGAACCAAAGGAGTAACGTCAAAGAGATAGAAGACAAGATTGGTCGCAAGGGGTTTCACTAAGAAAGAAGGTGTCGACTTCAACGATGTGTTCTCTGTTGT includes:
- the LOC127138085 gene encoding uncharacterized protein LOC127138085 yields the protein PYKPPIPYPQRLASSKTAGQFRKFVELLKQLNITIPFTEAITQYPSYDNETITLTAECSAIIQNNMPPRLKDPGSFSIPRVIGKFVINKALCDLGANISVMPLTIYKRLNMGELRPTKMSVQLADRSIKYPVGILENVPVRVGQFYIPTDFIIMDIKEDASTPIILGRPFLAIAGAIIDVKRGKLTFEVGEEKVEFILTQFLQAPAIDDT